ATTCAGTTAGATCCTAAGGTCTAGAGAGGATATGGAAGTTAAAAAACGTCAAATGTTAAAGTGGTTTCGCTTGGCTTTTCTTTAGCTTCAGTGGACTACAGACAGTGGAAACCCATTAACAGAGACAGTGACATTGACACTTGCTCCAACAACAATGGAAGGTAATATCCTAGATTCCAAGCAACACTAGCCGAAAAgtttgtctatttaaaaaattccaagttttaaaatgtagtgcaCAAACTGCAGTGTGTTACAAAATAATACGTACACAAATAGAGAGGTAGACATTTCCTTGACTGTAAGTAGTTGTTCAAACCCAGTCTGTGAATAAATGGCTCATTGGATGATTTGGATGTTGGTGTCCTTACAGAAGCCCCGGTGGATTTGATGATCTCAAAGGCAGGGAATCTGGAAGTCAGTGACACTCTGTCTCCTGAGGCAGTTCAGCTTCTCAGCTCCTTCTCCTCCCTACAGCCCAAGATATTTGCACAGTTACAGGTGAGCACTCGTCTACATGCTTTTGTGTAAATCTTTCCTTTCAAAGTCACTCCTGCTCACAATGAGCAAATCTGACAGACTTTGATTTCAGGCTTATGGTAAGCAGGTGCTTCCTGCACATATTTCTTAAGGGATTTGCTTATGAATTTTTCTGTATCCCTCTAGAACAATTTAAAGACATTTGAGACTATCAAGTCAGTCCCAAAGTGGACCAAATTCTGGGGAGATGTTTCCTCCATTTGCGGTTGATGATACAGACCTAGAAAAATCGCTTAACCATGCTTCATTGGCTTTTTGTTGGTCCACTTGACTTGGACTGACTCTATGACAGTTTTAAGATGTTTCACATTTTTGGCTCACCCTGTTTCGATTCTGTGTGCTATTGCAACCATATGTCAATGAAAATATGGAATGTGTATTTTCATATGTTTctataacattttaggttttgtGTACAAGACCAATGCTATATtatgatatttgtttgtttcctgGTGAAGGGATTCCATCTGCAGCCCACATTCAATCTCCATGATGGGTTGCCTGCACTGATGGCAGTGAATGCCCAGCCCCTCCCAGCAGTCAGCCAGGCTACAGAGATCCTGGACTCAGGAAGCCTCTCCACCTCCCACCCTCTGCTCGTGAGTCCCACGCAGTTCCTGCAGCCTAGCGCCTCCCTTTCAGAGAATGTGATGGCGCCGCCCACCCTGGTCAATGTGTCCATCCCTGACCCCAGCCTCCTGGGCATGGGCCAGCTGGTGGCAGTGTCTGCTGTAGGGGAGAGCTCCATGGAGGGGGGTGTGCACCAGATCCTCCTGGAAGATGGGCAGACCATTCCAGTGCACATTGTGGATGACCCGGCCAGTATTGGTAAGCTCTCTGAAGTAAAGCTTTAATGCACGTTTCTATCTGCTGCGGGAAACCATCCAACTTATTTCAAACTGCATTGATATTCCTTTTTCGGCCTGCAGCAATGAATGGAACTCTATCCTAGTGGCAGACGAAAACAGTGCTTTAGAAACTCAAGTAGACACACAGCAGTGTTTGTTATAGAGCTGAGTAACACTAACACACTTaagacactgatgaaggcataagcagaaaagaaacaacattctgcttgacttggtttctttaaAGTTTTCCATTATACTTTGAAGCTTAGGTCTCTTCCCCAAAGATTGTACAATAAACTCCAGCTCTATATAAAAACCAACTCACAATTAAGGCCGTCTATCAGTCTCACACAACTCTGAGGATCTTCCTAGTCTATTTGGACCATGTCCCCCTGTGGTGGTCATGATCTAGGAATTCCACTGTTGTACTAaagttttaaaacttaatttgcacttattcatttattttttaaatgaatgaatgaatgaatgaattagttAGTTCAGAAACAATGAATGGTATCCATCATGAAGGAGCATGACTACCAAAGTGTAATGCAGAATTGTAGACACTCCTTTAAATGTACGTacacttttaaatactgtatgttgtaCTGGGTGATTCATAAATAACACACCATATCTGTCATATATTTTTCCTGTTATGGGTTCTTTATGAATCACAATGTGTATAAAGTAAATTAATATGAATTCatcacattttgatttatttctatGTGGTACTTTAGCTCAGACCAACTCAGTCTGCTCGAGCCTGGTAAAAGTGGAAGCTGATGACAGGAGCATTTCAGAAGGTGGCAATGCAAGTGGGCACTGACCAGACAGACCAGAACCCTGCCTTATACCACCTTAAAGTCTCCACCGTTAACGTTCCCCGTGACTGGTCGTCTGGGTCTTGACGTAGATCTGGTCAACCCTGACAGTGGTAATCTCATCGATTCGAGTATATTTATTGGAGCGTTAGTTCTCTGCAACTTTCGGCAACTTAAGTGCAAAGAAAATCTTGGAAGACAGGTCAATACCTCGTGTCCTGCATACTTGTTCTGGCCGTGAAAACTCTCCGCGTTCACCATGTAAAGTCAGTTCGATACGTGTCTCCAGTAACAgttgtaagatatatatatatctatctagatatatatatatatataagatatatatctatatttattgGCTTTGTTAAAATGTGCTTAAATGGCAAATCTCATTAGCATTAGTATTGATTACATGAATATGTTGTGAACTCATAACTActgtattatttagttttatttgacATACTTATAAACCTTGGTTACAAGTATTCAGCGGCACGTTTTATTTTGCAG
This genomic stretch from Polyodon spathula isolate WHYD16114869_AA unplaced genomic scaffold, ASM1765450v1 scaffolds_3713, whole genome shotgun sequence harbors:
- the LOC121312223 gene encoding calcium-responsive transcription factor-like, which produces SPPRIYIKKVKKFPEHRVPTDPKIDKKIVRQEQEKAFLNLRKSLWEAGGVLRYYVQLPTQKAHQYHDLETAYFPPPTTQLPLSAPEEEELEEEEEVPGEDTSCVPSRLHPRVAEKICELVSQGYDQVYMVRKQLRKFVEQKMFKADEVPERHNLCYFPTVNDIKNHIHEAQKALHQENPDYNPEAVDTRLQWTTDSGNPLTETVTLTLAPTTMEEAPVDLMISKAGNLEVSDTLSPEAVQLLSSFSSLQPKIFAQLQGFHLQPTFNLHDGLPALMAVNAQPLPAVSQATEILDSGSLSTSHPLLVSPTQFLQPSASLSENVMAPPTLVNVSIPDPSLLGMGQLVAVSAVGESSMEGGVHQILLEDGQTIPVHIVDDPASIAQTNSVCSSLVKVEADDRSISEGGNASGH